A DNA window from Anastrepha obliqua isolate idAnaObli1 chromosome 5, idAnaObli1_1.0, whole genome shotgun sequence contains the following coding sequences:
- the LOC129248934 gene encoding jerky protein homolog-like, translated as MSAKRKRIVVSMDTRLKVLRRIDNGESVAKICAEFNVGKSTVNDWRRDRRSIEEFCPKMESYRNLGSRCTRKKPICEVVHEALWIWFLQERRRGTPIGGPILKEKGLAIHQKINIGGDFVASDGWLNRWKKRHGIHFAHVSGEKMSADTSGATEFKTKFGEMVKTEELSPEQVYNMDETGLNIKMLPETTFLGSHEQSAFGFKKNKERITVAVCSNAAGTHKIPLFVIGKSAKPRAFKNLNPSSLPVYYKSQKSAWMNADLFKEWFNLELVPKVKKHLKSVNLPIKAILVLDNAPTHPHDCAVDDIKLVYLPPNVTSLVQPMDQGVIESLKRRYRRKLVSEILQHSESEDKGLLEVIKKINIKDVIYMSATAFQEMPSSTFVKSWRKLWPDVENLNCDLEYCRD; from the coding sequence ATGAGTGCAAAGCGCAAACGAATTGTGGTTTCGATGGATACACGTTTAAAAGTGCTAAGGCGGATTGATAATGGTGAATCCGTAGCGAAAATATGTGCAGAATTTAATGTTGGAAAAAGCACTGTAAATGACTGGCGAAGAGATAGGCGTTCCATTGAGGAGTTTTGCCCGAAAATGGAATCTTATAGAAATCTGGGTAGCCGTTGTAcgagaaaaaaaccaatttgCGAGGTCGTCCATGAAGCTTTGTGGATCTGGTTTCTTCAGGAACGTCGAAGAGGTACACCGATTGGCGgcccaattttgaaagaaaaaggttTGGCTATCCACCAGAAGATTAATATTGGAGGTGACTTTGTGGCAAGTGATGGTTGGCTTAATCGATGGAAGAAGCGACACGGAATTCATTTCGCACATGTAAGTGGAGAAAAAATGTCTGCTGATACTTCTGGTGCGACAGAATTCAAGACTAAGtttggtgaaatggttaaaacagAGGAATTATCTCCAGAACAAGTCTATAATATGGACGAGACCGGGCTAAACATTAAAATGTTACCAGAAACAACTTTTCTAGGCAGTCATGAACAGTCTGCCTTtggcttcaaaaagaacaaagaacGTATTACAGTGGCCGTTTGTTCGAATGCAGCAGGAACTCATAAAATTCCTCTTTTCGTTATTGGAAAGTCTGCTAAACCACGGGCATTCAAAAACTTGAATCCATCTTCCCTTCCGGTTTATTATAAGTCACAAAAATCAGCGTGGATGAATGCAGACTTGTTTAAAGAATGGTTTAATTTGGAGTTGgttccaaaagttaaaaaacatttaaaaagtgtaaacttGCCCATTAAAGCAATTCTTGTGTTAGATAATGCTCCAACCCATCCTCATGACTGCGCTGTAGAtgacataaaattagtttatcttCCTCCTAATGTGACAAGCTTAGTGCAACCAATGGACCAAGGAGTGATCGAAAGCTTAAAAAGACGATACAGGCGTAAACTTGTTTCTGAAATTCTGCAACATTCGGAGAGTGAAGACAAAGGCCTTTTAGAAGTCATCAAAAAGATCAATATCAAGGACGTTATCTATATGTCAGCTACAGCATTTCAAGAAATGCCCTCTTCAACGTTTGTTAAGTCTTGGAGAAAACTTTGGCCAGATGTTGAGAATCTTAATTGTGATCTCGAATACTGCAGggactga